A portion of the Lolium rigidum isolate FL_2022 chromosome 1, APGP_CSIRO_Lrig_0.1, whole genome shotgun sequence genome contains these proteins:
- the LOC124667635 gene encoding 60S ribosomal protein L9 codes for MKTILASETMEIPEEVTVKVSAKMVSVTGPRGTLTRNFKHLNLDFQLQEGGRKLKVDAWFGTRRTMAAIRTAISHVQNLITGVTKGFRYKMRFVYAHFPINASINSGNRGIEIRNFLGEKKVRKVDMLDGVTILRSEKVKDEIVLDGNDIELVSRSAALINQKCHVKKKDIRKFLDGIYVSDKGAIKEE; via the exons ATGAAGACGATCCTGGCGTCGGAGACGATGGAGATCCCGGAGGAGGTGACGGTGAAGGTGTCCGCCAAGATGGTGTCGGTGACGGGCCCCCGCGGGACGCTCACCCGCAACTTCAAGCACCTCAACCTCGACTTCCAGCTGCAGGAGGGCGGCCGGAAGCTCAAGGTTGACGCCTGGTTCGGCACCCGCCGCACCATGGCCGCCATCCGCACCGCCATCTCCCACGTCCAGAACCTCATCACCGGCGTCACCAAGGGCTTCCGCTACAAGATGCGGTTTGTGTATGCTCACTTCCCCATCAACGCCTCCATCAACTCCGGCAACAGGGGCATCGAGATCAGGAACTTCCTCGGCGAGAAGAAG GTGAGGAAGGTGGACATGCTCGACGGAGTGACCATCCTGCGGTCCGAGAAGGTGAAGGATGAGATCGTCCTCGACGGCAACGACATCGAGCTCGTCTCGCGCTCTGCTGCCCTCATTAACCAG AAATGCCATGTGAAGAAGAAGGATATCAGGAAGTTCTTGGATGGTATCTACGTCAGCGACAAGGGTGCAATCAAGGAGGAGTAG